A stretch of Brassica rapa cultivar Chiifu-401-42 chromosome A08, CAAS_Brap_v3.01, whole genome shotgun sequence DNA encodes these proteins:
- the LOC103833780 gene encoding probable glucan endo-1,3-beta-glucosidase A6 yields MSPVAFFLFTLIYFSSSCCSAARYQHRHRYMERKLMIALASKIGINYGRQGKDIPSPYQSINFIKSIKAGHVKLYDADPETLTLLSHTNLYVSITVHNHQITSLGTNQTTAEDWVKTNILPYYPQTQIRFVLVGNEILSVQDRNITSNLVPAMRKIVNALRAHGIHNIKVGTPLPMDSLRSTFPPSNSTFREDIAGPLMLPLLKFLNGTNSYFFINLQPYYRWLRNPMNTSLDFALFQGDSTYTDPRTGLVYHNLVDQMLDSVILAMTKLGYPHIRIAISETGWPNSGDIDETGANILNAATYNRNLIKKMTAIPPIGTPARPGLPIPTFVFSLFNENQKSGSGTQRHWGILHPDGTPIYDIDFTGQKPLTGFNPLPKPTNNVPYKGQMWCVPVEGAKEAELEEALRMACGRSNTTCAALAPGKECYEPVSIYWHARYAVSSYWAQFRTQNVGCYFNGLAHETTTNPGNDRCKFPSVTL; encoded by the exons ATGTCTCCTGTTGCTTTCTTTCTCTTCACCCTCATCTACTTTTCAA GTTCATGTTGCTCCGCGGCTCGATACCAGCATCGACACAGGTACATGGAGAGGAAACTAATGATAGCGTTGGCAAGCAAGATTGGTATCAACTATGGTAGACAAGGAAAAGACATCCCATCACCTTACCAATCAATCAATTTCATCAAATCCATCAAAGCTGGTCATGTCAAGCTCTACGACGCGGATCCAGAGACGCTAACACTCCTCTCTCATACCAATCTCTACGTCTCCATAACCGTCCATAACCACCAGATCACTTCCCTCGGCACCAACCAAACCACAGCTGAAGATTGGGTCAAAACAAATATCCTCCCTTACTATCCGCAAACCCAAATCCGATTTGTCCTTGTCGGAAACGAAATCCTCTCCGTCCAAGACAGGAACATAACGTCCAATCTCGTACCGGCGATGCGCAAAATCGTGAACGCTCTCAGAGCTCATGGCATTCACAACATCAAAGTCGGTACACCTTTACCTATGGATTCTCTCCGGTCGACGTTTCCACCGTCGAACTCAACGTTCCGGGAAGATATCGCCGGACCGTTGATGTTGCCGTTGCTGAAGTTTCTCAACGGAACAAACTCTTACTTCTTCATCAATCTTCAACCTTACTACCGTTGGTTGAGAAACCCTATGAATACCAGTTTGGATTTTGCTCTCTTCCAAGGGGATTCAACTTATACCGATCCTCGTACCGGTTTGGTTTACCATAATCTCGTAGACCAAATGTTGGATTCGGTTATCTTGGCCATGACCAAACTCGGTTACCCACACATCCGCATTGCGATCTCCGAAACCGGGTGGCCTAATTCCGGTGACATCGATGAAACCGGAGCCAATATACTCAACGCAGCGACGTATAACCGGAATTTGATCAAGAAGATGACCGCAATTCCACCAATCGGTACACCAGCTAGACCCGGTTTACCTATACCGACGTTTGTCTTCTCATTGTTCAACGAAAACCAGAAATCCGGTTCGGGAACACAGAGGCATTGGGGAATCTTGCATCCCGACGGTACACCAATCTACGACATTGATTTCACCGGTCAGAAACCCTTAACCGGTTTTAACCCTTTGCCTAAACCGACGAACAATGTTCCTTACAAGGGTCAGATGTGGTGCGTACCTGTTGAAGGAGCCAAGGAGGCTGAGCTTGAGGAAGCTTTGAGGATGGCTTGTGGCCGAAGCAACACAACGTGTGCGGCTTTGGCTCCTGGGAAAGAATGTTACGAGCCGGTCTCTATTTATTGGCACGCAAGATATGCGGTTAGCTCGTATTGGGCTCAGTTCCGTACCCAAAACGTCGGATGTTATTTTAATGGACTGGCTCATGAGACTACGACTAACCCTG GAAATGATCGCTGCAAGTTTCCGAGCGTTACTCTGTGA